Within Spinacia oleracea cultivar Varoflay chromosome 4, BTI_SOV_V1, whole genome shotgun sequence, the genomic segment cttcttcctggcAACAGCATTAGAGACAGCAGCTCCAGGAACAAAAGCATCAACACCTGCCCCTGTGAAGGGAGAGACACTTGTGACATCCAAGTATACATTTTCCCTTTGTCTCAAGAATAGACAAGAAGGTACGCAGGTCGGAGATCTTTCACTTCCTCTGCCAGAAATCTTAAAGGCACCTCCTTTTGCACAACAACACCAGCCCGAGTACAAATATCACCCAACACATCACGGACTAAGTTATTGCGAAAACTTAAAGCCAATATCATTTCCACAATGCACAGCGTGATCCCAAAACAATCTATGACTTTAGATGAGCAACAGGACAAGTAAAGTCAGCAGGATACATAGGAATCGCAACGCGATAACACATAACACACCTAAATTGTTGTGGGTGCATCGTCTTCCCTAACCCCGCTATTGGAAGTGTCCTCAAGAAGTTCAAAGAATGTGTCGCACGATTGCTAATGAGTatagccttttctccagcaCTTGGGTTGTACTAGCTCACCATCTTGTAatgccccgacctctaattcatgGAATTAAGCAACGGAAtttacctaatttggtcgggacattaccgtCGTAACTCCTCTTGCGAATTACAAGGTAACATCATACTATAAGCTATTAAATCTCACAAtcaacataataatcctttttatttccaaaataaaagtacataacttactaaaagtctttagttaaactattacaactttaaacattaactaggTGAACATTATTAAAGTGAAAACCTCGCCActgtccccagcagtacctaaaacagaaaacaaaacggtgagccgaagactcagcaacgaactattctagcaacgtaaattaatttcaactcattttagttgataaaacagggagaatagaataatgtaaaacatttaataaaacatcatattaatTCACTCATAAACATTTTATTAACATACTAGTTGTTGGCAAGTATGAACTGGTGGAAGAATTTTCCAAGAAGGGATTGGGCCCGTaggagcctgggctcataatcGAACTGGTAACATTGGGCCTTGGCccgagcctgggctcataaaccatgggagcatGGGCTcataatccatgggtggacaggtgtccataggtacatgcatgaccgagaaataGAAACATGATAGTATATATACTGCTAAAcagactaggtctttcactttcatttatcatgttgtatttaattttactaagccttggctTTTGTACTTCACTTGAagtaacataactcatttagatcctgggatcaataaacatcatttctttcatggtttctcataaacatcattttataggaaaactcgatcaaatcatattataaggaataattcaatcaaatcataattcattcctctatccataaaacatgtaaataaaacatttagttcataaattcaatcttaTCGCCAtaattcactactacaaaacgcgTCATTTTTCGACGCTTTTTTTGCCAATTATCGACGCCAATTGACGTCGAGAAAATTTTTCTCGACGCTCCCTTccagcgtcgagaatttggccGTAGAGAAATTCTCGACGCTGCGTCGACTTTCGCGACGGTTTTCCGTGTACTCATATAGGTTTTGACGCTTTTCAGCGTCGAGAATATCGACGGTGTTTATTGTAGTGATAATTTTTCTCGACGCCATATAGCGTAAGGATTATTTTTGCGGGTGATCTATTACATATTGCGGGAAATATCTTTTGACACACAAAAGCGTCGAGAattgttccttttttttttcttcgcaCGAACCAAAATCAACCTGCATGAAACCTAATATATAGgctaaaatcaaacacaattatAGCACGAACATCTTCAACCTGAAAAGACACAAAAATATCGATAGATGATAACTAATTAACGATactaattatatattaattaataagtaTAATAGTACGCGCGTACTCGCTCCAAAACATATCGAATTTAAGTTAACACATTATATATCCAATCTATATACTTAATTATAGCAAGCTAGTATCTCCAAAACATCACGTTTACTTTTAAAATTCCAACATACTATTCTAAAATGGCATCTTCAAAACAAAGGCCACTCAAATTAAAGCCTACAACTTCAAGAATATGAGCTTCATAGTTTGAGGAGTTATGCATCATCCCTTGAATCTTTTCTtccaccatcatcatcttcaaaTGCATCCTTGACCTTAAAAAAAACGGTAAGTATATTAATAGTTTCTCCCACGGTGTAGAAATAAACTAAGAGTAGTCTATGGTAAAAACAATAAAACACACTGGTGACTGGAACAAACAACTTAAAACCTATACCATCGAGAAATACGGTTTTGTTGTAATGGTAGTCAAAACATAACACAGGGTTGcaaattagttaaccaatgcATCGAAAATGAGTGCAAGCCCTTTTTTTTTCCCTTAACATTCATGTAGTACGCGAACTTTGTGATTCAAAAATCAGTATTGCATGCCATCTAAGCAAGGGGGGTGAGTTTCACATCAACTACCTAAGGACATATGAGAGAAAATTATATCGTACCTGTGATATACTCACatacttgtgatattaggaaaatatATCGTACCTCAAATCAAAGTCTATTTTATGATTGAAAGAGTGAATGCAGAAGATAAAGACACAACATGTCAGCAGCCTTTGGAGCCTCCAGCTTCAGTTTCAGATTAAATTATTAAACTAAACACTATTGTGACTAGATTTTCTTGAAGTCGTAGCACTATACAATACATGTGGCACTGTCAAAAGAAACCATATATTAAGAACACCCTAGAAGAAACATACATTAACAACAGAAAATATTATATATAGAGAACATAAGGCATAAAGATCCAAAATTTAACAAAACATATATAGTTTTACATTCATGATATTTATcagtctttttttttattacaaagGAACTCAACTCAATAACTTACCAAATCCATTTACACAAATATACGGTACCATCAATTGAATTGAACAGCTCTCCTAATATCCCTGTATTAAACTGCATGAAATTGCGAGGAAAGCTCAGTATAACTCTCACAAATCAGATAAATTATTTCTTAAGGTACTTTAAGGACCACATGTAATGAGTGCAACTGCATTCTAGCAAACAGCGTATATGAAAAACAAAAAGGGTATAAACTTAACGTAAAGAAGCTAAGATATATACAGAATAATTCCATTAATTAGCTTTGCAACTCTTGGGATACTATCAAAGTAATGTAGTTTTTCCTGTACCATTTACGCACAAGATTCAACGAAACCAATTATTAGTTTTTTTAGAGGAAAACAGATCTTATTAACATAACCAGACGACTTTTTAAGCAATCCAAACTTCCGAAACATTAGTCAGGGGATAAGAAAAACGGAATACTGTATTTAACTTAACAATGAGTATTCTAATTCCCCTCTTAGCCTGCCCAAGTAACCAACCTCGCGCATCTCCGTAAGAATCATGTAAGGAATGCATTGGTGTACGAGTATTGTGCATTGGAGTCCCATTGTCCATACCACATCGATATGTATCCCTAAGATGAAAACAGGATAAGAAACATAGCATATCTAAAAACCAATAACCTGAAACTAACAGATCACATCAAACGCCCAAAACCAGCATAGTTAGAGAACCAACGGAAACAAAGTAGTAGCTCAGAAAGCTCAAAATCAGCAATAATTTTGCTCCACCAAACAATTAGCATCACTGAGtaattctaaaattataaaaatatcaATTAGCACCACGATTAAAGTAACCATGTCACACTGTATCCCCATATCTACTCTAACTACTAAATGACAGGAAAAAGAAATCTTTGGataaataaaatacataaacaAGCAACACTTCAGCTAAATATACAACATAATTACACTTTGAAATTAGTCAAAAAGAAAAGGTTTCTGCATATTTTCTGGATTCCACAATGTATAAGCGTTAATAATCGATGAAATGTGGTCGATTTACCATCAATTCCCTTTAACCTTCACTTTACCAGAATTCATATGTAAACCCTAAACACGTAAATCCGAAATTAATAACAAAATCAACGAAAAAAAAGGGTTGACGGATTAATCAAATTGCCTAGATCATACTTAGGTTATCAAAATAGCTATGAAGAAAACGAGTCCAATCTAATACTAATAGCATCAACTGATTAATTTGGTCTTAGATATAAAGTTACTGATTAATTGAGAATAAGTAAATAAAAGAAAGATGAGAAGACATACCAGAAGAAATCAATGAGAAGAAAAGCAGCGGTGGATCGAGAGTACTGGAATCGAGATCTACTCTCATGGGTCTAGAGATTTTGGGAGAAAAGATGAGTAGTGGGATGGCTAGGGTTGAGTTAGGAGAGGAGCGGTTTTTCCCCCAAAATTTTGATCGACGGCGATGAGTGAGAAGTTGAGAAGTGAACCAGGGTTATGGCGGAAAACGCGCTGCCCTCTTCCAAGATCACGTGGGCAACATGTGACATCTGACTATTTCCTCGACGCTCTTCCATGGCGAGAAATTACATCGACGCGGAGCGTCGTCGAGAAACAGCGCGGATCAACATTTCATTCTGACAATCTTCCACAGCGTCGAGGCTAAAACGTCGAGATATCACGCCTTTTGTTGTGATTTCATAATCActtttataagggaattgcgggtactagcaatagttgttacctcaattccgcaatttgctAAGGCTTTTCCTTGGTTCATTCTTCCTGAGCTAAGtgcaatttctttcaaaatattaaatcactaaattagttattaaaacggtaaatattataaaatcaatattttataattaataaatttataaataatggACTTACAAAtaatgaattttaataaaaatataatttcataaattaataaaaatattattaattgaaattttaatcaaaatatatatatttcataaatcaatATACacgaaatattatttaaattacgtttttttgttaattcaagctagtaacttattttagtaaaatcaataattaaatatattttcctaCCTAAAAATAATAGTTAATGATTAGTAATCATTTATATAAACAAATATTGAAATACCTTATCAAACTTATTCATTTAGAAAAAACATGAAAGATAAGTTTATAAATCTGGAAATAGAAATAGGAAATAAGCTTACCAAAACCCAAATATTAGAATTGGCCCAGCGCTTTTGGTTTGGGTTTAATAGAGCAAGAATTCAAAAGTCAGGAATTGGTTTCCTGACTTCCTGAATGTCGTGCAAAGAAGAGGGGAAGCATCAGCAGGGCACAACGAGGAAGGGAGGGAAACAGGGTGGCTGAGCGGTGGCCGGTGACGGGGAAACGCCGACGGTGAGGGAGGCGCGGTTGGGCGGTGCTGGCCGCGTAGCTGCGGCGTGCGCGAAGGAAAAGGGAGAGAGGGAGGGGAGtgcgagagagaaagagaggagggaggaaggagATGGTGGGGGGTCTGGGCGGCGCAACGACACAAGTTCGTGCCGAAAATCCTTTAGTGATGGTGATGGTGCTTGCGCGGCGGCGCATCAGTCAAAAGAAGGGAGAGGGAGGTGCGAACAGAGGAGGAAAGAGAGGAGGTTGAGGGGAGTGTTTATGGGCAGTGGTGGCGGCGGGTCGCCGGGAATTGAGGGGCGGAAATTGGTTCAAGAGGTGGTGTGGGTGGACGGGGATGGTGGTGTGTGGCGTTGTCGCGTTGGTGGTGCAACGGGGcaaagaaagagagaaagacAGGGGACTGCGAGGGGGGGGGAAGAGAGCAAGGGAGGTACGGTGGTGGTTCTCGGTGGTCGAGGCGGTGCGGGGTGGTTGTGGTGAGGTTGGGCagtggtggtagtggtggtggttcgaacaaAGAAGGGAAACAAGGGGGGTGATTTTTGGTTAACTGATTTTTGGGTTGAGAAAATGGGAAGGAAAAATGGCTGATTAAAATAGCAAGTACattgaagaagaaggagaagtACTTGGGGTTTAAGCAAATGAATGTGGATTGATTTAAGGGAAGAAGGGAAGGAAGGAATTGCTTCCTTCTTTTTGTACGTGAAAAGCAAGGAAAGAGAAGGGAAATTTTGCTCCTTAggggcattttagtaatttcacaTCGTTAGGTAAATATCAgaaattttgttgttgttttgttaattgacataaatagaaatgtttacctaaaataattctttacaAAATATCGTTAAAGAAAAATAACTTTTGATTATGAATTTATCGTTTACAATAtatcgtaaaaacgtttaaaataacgaaatttaattattcgtaattatttaaaccgaaatcaagttaataaatatttttaatttgaattaagtttaaaattttGGGGTATTACACATCTTCTCCTCTACCATATCAAAGTACACTTTAGCCAACTTTTTTATAaaccgggggggggggggtgtgggGGGGTAGGGGTGTGCACCGATCCaagaccggaccggaccggaccggaccggaccggaccggaaccGGTTAGACTGGCGGACCGAAATTGTCGAATTTCATGGACCGAGGACCGGACCGATAAatttcggtccggtccggtccgggtacGTTTTGACCGATTTGGACCGGTTTTTAAGTATTGTGATTTACCCCGTAAGATGTTAAATTCAACTTTTCACAATTTCTTTTATACAACTTATACGTTATTCCCAAACCTCACTTTATAAGATTGATATAAAGGACTTAAAATCCAATGGCCAATTATAAACATCCAAGCTCACTACTGTTGTTTTTACGCGTTGCTCTTCACCataattttcttcttttatCTTAAGCTTGAAAAGTAATGGAACAAAGATCTTACTATGAATAGCGTCAACAAACCTGTCATCTTCTTGCTCTTCAGATTTTAAAGCGTACAACTCTTTAGCAAGGCAACCCAATGTGTgttgtttttttaataaaatattattttattaagtattttttaaaataattcgggTTTCCGGTCCGGACCAGAATTTGCCGGGTTTTATCCGAACCGGACCGGAAACCCGGAATCAAGTATTTTTGAGGACCGCGGACCGGACCGGAATTTTTAGGTCCTCCGGTTCAGGTCTAATTCCGGTCTGGACCGGGCCTATGCACACCCCTAGGGGGGTTTAAAATACGGCGGAGATCAAGAGGATCGGAGTGGCACAAATCCCGAAAACTATTCATTGCTAAATCATATGTAGTACCCAAATCAAAGAAACCACAATGACGGAGTAATATGTTCTGGAGACCAAGGGACTGCAGACGTAAGGCAACAAACGCATATTCTGAAGGCTCTTGCGCGGCATAGACCCCGAAGCCACCAAACAAAAAAATCTGAGTGGCACAACGCCACTTTTAATCACCAAGTTAGATGGGAGTTTAGAAACAAGTTGTGCTTCCACCCCCTTTTAAATGCAAAAACTCAACCAATGAAAGATAAAATGCACCACTCTTAGCAAAACGGACAAGGATGGAGAATTATAAAGgcgtaaaaaataatttatagaCGTACCCTCGGATATAGagttattaaataaaaagtaGAGTTATTCAGAGATGTCAAAACAAAAAGTCAACATAAAAACTCAAGAAGTGTAATTTAGTGTCAAATTCAAAAGTCAATATAAAAAGTTATGCATTAGTAAGATTAGGTACTTCTTTTTcgcaaattcttatttaaaggtgtggtacaataaatattgtatatcagagtagaaattaaataaaatgtttaaaagttaccacGATATAATGTAAAGTAGGCTATTTTTAGTGATGAAATTTCCTTCAAAATCACTCACTAATAATGTTTAAATGTAACGATGTAAGTAATGTAACCTTTAATGTGTCAAAAACTTATAATATATAAGTTAATCATAACATACGGAGAGTATTAAAAGTTTCAAAAAACTGGTAAAAATTTACATCGATAATTcgatatacaataaatttattgtacgtGCATGCaagacttttttatttttatgttattattaattattaataatataaattattatatgtaataattatccaaaatttataaaatctaagtacaaatcCGACcgatttgttaaaaaaaaaaattgtgattaACTCTTTAATAAACCTTTTTATACTCTGTAATGGAACTTTATCATGAACGAAAAATAACTCTTTGATACTCCCTACGAGTATTTCACTTAATGCATTGATGATTTATGTAAAGAAGTACTCCCTACGAGTATTTCACTTaattctttgcttaaagcctattgaattctataacgtgcaaaacccgtaaggtttagcacttatggtctagaaccttggctctgaataccaaattgtaacaccccgacctctaattcacttattaaggaatactttgcagcggaattaacctaattcggtcggtaCATTACTGCTGTAACTCCCTTTTGGGAATTACCaggcaactatcaatcataagctattaaactccaaaattaacataataatcctttttaattctttaagaaaagtacgtaacttaatcaaaaatctttacttaaacttgttacaacttgacaataacttaggtgaacataactatagtgaaatcctcgccactactcgtttccatcgttcccagcagtacctaaaacagaaaacaaaacggtgatccgaaaactcagtaacgagttaccctagcatcgtaacatcatttcatgttcattttatttaataaacagggagaatagaatatagtaaaacatttaataaatcatcattttggaaacattatttcaggaatatcatttcaggaacattatttcaggaacatcatttcgttaatctttttccttttaataatattattctggtcgtcaggactttacaggaaaacatggtaggacgtctcctacgaacaggggaagccagtgcttcataacagggggagtcagtgctccataacaggggaagccaatgcttcttatcagggggaaccttggttccgtatcaggggaagccagtgcttcttatcagggggagcctgggctccatatcaggggaacttgaccagttcttacacttttatttatcatgtttacatttcttttagttgaacattaatcaggaaaatctcattcattcagggttgttcaataaaatcattaaatctcattatttcataaaatcatttctttcaggaataataattcattaaatcaatactttgcataaagctgcattatcgtaaaacaattcaatcaaatcatacttgtgatcccgcaaatcataaaacatcattataaaacatcaatcgttcataacatcattcataaatacatttcgaagggattgcgggtactagcaatagccgttacctcaattccacgattttctaagccttttcgttggttcgttcttcctgagctccgagcccaaattctttcaaagtatcgaattattgaattagtattaaaacgataaatgcTTTTAAAACCAATCTTTATTAAATAATGAATTCACAGATAGTGAActttgaaataatgaatttaataaaaaatataatttttataatttattgaaaatattattaaacgaaatttcaatcaaaatttcataaatcgatttacatgaatataatttaatttcataaattaacgaaaatattatttaaatcaaaCTTCATTCAAAATATAATCTGATATTatcatttaaaatttatatgatTAAAGTAAATAACAATTGATTTTCATGAAATATTAACATGGGTGTTTAAATAAGAGAGTAGAGCTTACTTTGGATATTGGGCCAAAGGAGATTAATGGGCTTGGTTGGAGAATAAAGGAAACAGAGTTCCAAATTTGGAACCTGTTTCCCGAAAAACTAGAGCACGGCAGGGGAAGCAGCAAGGAGGAAGGAGAGGGGAGGGGTGACTGGGGTCTGAGCGGCGCAAAGGCGCGGAACCGCGCCGGTAAGGCGACGGTGGTGGTGTGAGGGTTCGCGGCGGCAGAGCCACAATGAAGGGAGAAAGGGGTGGTCGAACGGAGGAGGGGAAAGCAGGGGAGGGGTATTTCTGGTCGAGCCCGGGGCGGCGCAGCAGCCTCTCGCCGGGGATTGTGAGGTGGAGGTAGGTTTAGAAGGTTATGTGGTGGCCGGAGTGTGGTGGTTGTGTGGCGTGGGTGGTGCGGTAGATGCGGAGGAGGAAGGCAGGGGAGGGGCAAGGGAGTTCACGACGGAGGAGGAGAGGGAGCAGGAGGTGTGGTGGTGATTGCGGTGGTCGAGTGAATTTAGGGTGGTGTTTGACTGTGGTTTCTGGTTGAGGCAGCTACTGccggtggtagtggtggtggttTATGGTGAAATTGAAATTCAATACGAAATTGTGTCCGATTTGTGTGAATAATTGGAGCAGATTTTTATAGTGTTCAGTAGAGTGAAGAAGAAGCTCAAATTCTTGGGGACCAAGGCATGAATcaagactgaattgagggaaagagaggaaggaaggtgtaacgccccgacctctaaatcacttattaaagcataattagctgcggaattaacctaattcggtcgggacattacctgccgtaactccctcttgggaattacaaggcaaccatcataaTAAttactattaaactccaaaattaacataataatcctttttaatttcttaataaaagtacgtaacttaatcaaaAATCTTtccttaaacttgttacaacttgacaataacttaggtgaacataactatagtgaaatcctcgccactactcgtttccatcgttcccagcagtacctaaaacagaaaacaaaacggtgagccgaatactcagtaacgagttaccatagtatcgtaacatcatttcaattcattttatttaataaacaaggagaatagaatatcgTAAAAcgtttaataaatcatcatttcagaagcatcatcatttcagaaacataattTTAGAAACGTCATTTCTGAAACATCAATTCAGgtacatcatttcaggaacattatttcaggaacatcatttcattaatctttttccttttaacagaattattctggtcgtcaggactttacaggaaaacatggtaggacgtctcctacgaacaggggaagccagtgcttcataacagggggagccagtgctccataacaggggaagccagtgcttcttatcagggggaaccttggttccatatcaggggaaaccagtgcttcttatcagggggaaccttggttccatatcaggggaagccagtgcttcttatcagggggagcctgggctctaTATTAgtggaacttgaccagttcttacactttcatttatcatgtttacatttcttttaatggaacattaatcaggaaaatctcattcattcaggatagttcaataaaatcattaaatctcgttatttcataaaatcatttctttcaggaataataattcattaaatcaatactttgcataaagctgcattatcgtaaaacaattcaatcaaatcatacttgtaatcccgcaaatcataaaacatcattataaaacatcaatcattcatgacatcattcat encodes:
- the LOC130459768 gene encoding uncharacterized protein, translating into MRVDLDSSTLDPPLLFFSLISSGIHIDVVWTMGLQCTILVHQCIPYMILTEMREFNTGILGELFNSIDGTVYLCKWIWSRMHLKMMMVEEKIQGMMHNSSNYEAHILEVVGFNLSGLCFEDAILE